From Astatotilapia calliptera chromosome 19, fAstCal1.2, whole genome shotgun sequence, a single genomic window includes:
- the lrit3b gene encoding leucine-rich repeat, immunoglobulin-like domain and transmembrane domain-containing protein 3b — protein MEAIPECCLPSGVGTTPQPSSEPQELPYAPETPALVDSSVAPVLQRSQRERRPPETLMDFDELQRESQARQRGSSVPCNTNTGLLKTGRRLVQCSDPGITAVPISVPADTVKLRLEKTPISKVSRAAFYNLSELRFLWLTYNSITLIHPSSFVNLKALRELRLDGNLLTSFPWEGLRDMPRLQTLGLHNNRLSSLPAHAALFLPNITYLDLSSNRLTILPAELLDLWFPLPGQSEGQVERRILGLHDNPWLCDCQISMLMSLSMTLGSTVVLMDQLLMCSKSLSQSELLQTQAELSRCMRPSVQPAATRVISPMGSNVILRCDATGYPTPTLTWIKTSTYTNCCQQDNLDNSEQLPRILESFMQESPRVGVRWSIISLNGLSYKDAGEYRCQARNMAGISEALIKLKVMGITKLPHLPKKSRKISSKSPSKYRKPYQMSAITNVPSVKDNQILSSITPFSSNQAKKPQSLVTFLEHVRKY, from the exons ATGGAAGCCATTCCTGAGTGCTGCTTGCCATCAGGGGTGGGCACCACGCCACAACCATCATCGGAGCCCCAGGAGCTACCATATGCTCCGGAGACTCCGGCTCTTGTAGACTCCTCAGTGGCACCAGTGTTGCAACGTtcccagagagagagacgtCCACCAGAGACTCTAATGGACTTT gatgAGTTGCAGCGAGAAAGCCAGGCAAGACAAAGAGGCTCGTCTGTACCATGCAACACCAACACTGGACTGctgaagactggaagaag GTTGGTCCAGTGCAGTGACCCTGGAATCACAGCTGTTCCCATTAGTGTCCCAGCTGACACGGTCAAACTTCGTCTAGAAAAGACGCCGATCTCCAAGGTGTCCAGGGCAGCCTTCTACAACCTGTCAGAGCTGCGGTTCTTATGGCTAACTTATAACTCAATAACTCTGATCCACCCAAGCAGCTTTGTCAACCTGAAAGCCCTGCGAGAGCTCCGTCTTGATGGGAACCTCCTAACATCCTTTCCCTGGGAGGGACTCAGAGACATGCCCCGTCTCCAGACTCTGGGTCTACATAACAATCGTTTGTCCAGTCTTCCAGCCCATGCTGCTCTCTTCCTTCCTAACATCACATATCTGGATCTGTCCAGCAACAG GTTGACTATATTACCAGCTGAGCTGCTGGATCTTTGGTTTCCTCTTCCAGGACAAAGTGAAGGGCAAGTGGAAAGAAGAATTTTGG GTCTCCATGACAATCCCTGGTTGTGTGACTGCCAGATCTCCATGCTGATGTCTTTGTCCATGACCCTGGGGAGTACTGTAGTTCTTATGGACCAGTTGCTGATGTGCAGTAAGTCTCTGAGTCAGTCAGAGTTGCTGCAGACCCAAGCTGAGCTGTCCCGCTGTATGAGGCCTTCAGTCCAGCCTGCGGCCACCAGGGTAATTTCCCCAATGGGCAGCAATGTAATCCTACGTTGTGACGCCACTGGCTACCCAACGCCAACACTGACTTGGATTAAAACTTCAACCTACACAA ATTGTTGCCAACAAGACAACCTTGACAACTCTGAACAGCTGCCTAGGATTTTGGAGAGTT TTATGCAGGAATCTCCGCGGGTGGGGGTCCGCTGGTCGATTATCAGCCTGAACGGGTTATCATACAAGGATGCTGGTGAATATCGCTGCCAAGCCCGGAACATGGCAGGAATTTCTGAAGCCCTGATTAAACTGAAAGTCATGGGAATCACAAAACTACCCCATCTTCCAAAGAAGTCCAGAAAGATTTCCTCCAAATCCCCATCAAAGTACAGGAAACCATACCAGATGTCAGCTATCACCAACGTCCCCTCAGTGAAGGATAATCAGATACTATCAAGTATCACACCATTTTCCAGTAACCAGGCCAAGAAACCTCAAAGCCTCGTGACTTTTTTGGAGCACGTCAGAAAATACTAA